The following are from one region of the Kineosporia sp. NBRC 101731 genome:
- the aztA gene encoding zinc ABC transporter ATP-binding protein AztA, producing MLTSTAVRARGLHFSFDDVPVLDGVDLDLNWGTVTAVAGPNGAGKSTLLEILAGVRTPRSGTVERAQGVALVVQRPAAPDTLPLTVWDVVTMGTWNTGMSRSRRRREVEEALERVQLAELATRPLSALSGGQRQRALLAQGMARQARIFLLDEPAAGLDADSRARTRAMLAAEAARGAAVACVTHDDESIVAADVVVRLERGRRTA from the coding sequence ATGCTCACCTCGACCGCCGTCCGGGCCCGCGGCCTCCACTTCTCCTTCGACGACGTCCCCGTCCTTGACGGCGTCGACCTGGACCTGAACTGGGGAACCGTGACGGCCGTGGCCGGCCCCAACGGCGCGGGTAAGTCGACGCTGCTCGAGATCCTGGCCGGGGTGCGAACCCCGCGATCGGGAACGGTCGAACGGGCGCAGGGGGTGGCGCTGGTGGTTCAGCGCCCGGCCGCACCCGACACGCTGCCCCTGACGGTGTGGGACGTGGTGACCATGGGCACCTGGAACACCGGGATGTCCCGCAGTCGGCGACGCCGGGAGGTGGAGGAGGCCCTGGAGCGGGTGCAGCTCGCCGAGCTGGCGACCAGGCCGTTGTCCGCCCTCTCGGGTGGCCAGCGTCAGCGCGCTCTTCTGGCTCAGGGAATGGCCCGGCAGGCCAGGATTTTCCTGCTCGACGAACCGGCGGCCGGGCTCGATGCCGACAGCCGTGCCCGTACCCGGGCCATGCTCGCCGCCGAGGCCGCGCGCGGCGCGGCGGTGGCCTGCGTGACGCACGACGACGAATCCATCGTGGCCGCCGACGTGGTGGTCCGGCTCGAGCGCGGGCGTCGCACCGCGTGA
- the aztB gene encoding zinc ABC transporter permease AztB, with protein MQWLTEPFSAGFVLRALLGGSLVAVICGVVGTWVVIRGMAFLGEAMGHGMLPGVALATVIGAPVMLGGALSAVTMSALIGVLQRRGRLSYDTSIGLLFVGMLSLGVIIVSHSRTFATDATAMLFGDILAIDDSDLLILLVVTALAISIAIAFHRSFVAAAFDVRIAQTLGLRPHLAHLALVALVTLAVVSSFQAVGSLLVVGLLLAPAVAAGPWTPTIPVRMLLATLFGVLAVATGLLCSWYAGTAAGASIAACAIALAAISGLLAPLNHRLAAAQRRAPALVLHS; from the coding sequence GTGCAGTGGTTGACGGAACCTTTCAGCGCGGGCTTTGTCCTGCGGGCCCTCCTCGGTGGAAGCCTGGTCGCAGTGATCTGCGGCGTGGTCGGCACCTGGGTGGTGATCCGCGGAATGGCCTTCCTCGGTGAGGCAATGGGCCACGGCATGCTGCCCGGCGTCGCCCTGGCGACCGTCATCGGGGCGCCGGTGATGCTCGGCGGCGCCCTCAGCGCAGTGACGATGAGCGCCCTGATCGGCGTGCTGCAACGCCGCGGCCGTCTGTCCTACGACACCAGCATCGGCCTGCTGTTCGTCGGCATGCTCTCGCTGGGCGTCATCATCGTGTCGCACTCGCGCACCTTCGCCACGGACGCGACGGCCATGCTGTTCGGCGACATCCTGGCCATCGACGACAGCGACCTCCTGATCCTGCTGGTCGTCACGGCCCTGGCCATCTCGATCGCGATCGCCTTCCACCGCAGCTTCGTCGCCGCCGCCTTCGACGTCCGCATCGCCCAGACCTTGGGACTGCGCCCCCATCTCGCGCACCTGGCACTGGTCGCCCTGGTCACGCTCGCCGTGGTCTCCTCGTTCCAGGCCGTCGGCAGCCTGCTGGTGGTCGGGCTCCTGCTCGCCCCCGCGGTCGCGGCCGGCCCGTGGACCCCGACGATCCCCGTCCGCATGCTCCTGGCCACCCTTTTCGGCGTCCTGGCCGTGGCCACCGGGCTGCTGTGCTCCTGGTACGCGGGCACCGCCGCCGGTGCGTCCATCGCCGCCTGCGCCATCGCGCTCGCGGCGATCTCCGGCCTCCTCGCCCCACTGAACCACCGCCTGGCCGCCGCCCAGCGCCGCGCGCCCGCCCTCGTCCTCCATTCCTGA